In a single window of the Silvimonas iriomotensis genome:
- a CDS encoding DUF4118 domain-containing protein, with protein sequence MTDPSRPDPDQLLAELKADEADAHRGRLKIFFGANAGVGKTWAMLAQAHARQREGVEVLVGLVETHQREETAAMLSGLTVLPRRDIDYRDKQLTEFDLDGALARKPQLILVDELAHSNVAGSRHPKRWQDIEELLAAGIDVYTTVNVQHLESLNDVVGGITGVRVRETVPDRVFDAADDITLVDLPPDELLKRLQEGKVYLPGNIARAKESFFRKGNLIALRELAMRRAAERVDAELRRDQPARSKPGETLLAAIAPGPAGETLVRHTARLAGRLKVDWRAVTVETPALLRSRNRLASARRNLELAESLGARTALLPGPHVAQTLADYAADHDLGTVIIGKPPRRFNLIESQAARLARLAPNLTVQIVGVSAAPAERLDPWSIIGQRWQGAAWALIGCGITTILAARLTQIFDLANVIMLYLLSVLLVSVRFGRVAGALSSLLSVAAFDFFFVPPRMSFTVADTQYLLTFGIMLTVALTLSQLSARLRFQAQIASRRERRTAALYELSEALSGALMKEQVVEIALAHLAPRFKTDIGLALPDLDEHLHQEGGMALDLAVADWVYRHGEEAGQGTGTLAAAKAFYLPLTAPMRVRGVLALTPKGDWLADREEKRFLQTCAAQIGLALERVHFVEVAQNALVSMEGERLRNHLLSAISHDLRTPITVLLGLASTLSESPYAAPPAREIAHQLVGEIRRMNDLVNNLLDMARLQAGEVHLRRDWQAVEEVVGSALRALELRLTRHPVALDIPIDLPLVEFDAVLMERVLVNLIDNAIKYTPAGTPVTIAARALPQSLQISVADTGPGIPKGQEETIFNKFTRGQNESATTGVGLGLALCRAIVAAHGGTISAGNSPQGGALFTVSLPRKAPPAMPDPEHPELFSSPDAP encoded by the coding sequence ATGACCGATCCATCCCGCCCCGATCCAGACCAGTTGCTGGCCGAACTGAAGGCCGATGAAGCCGATGCCCATCGTGGCCGGCTGAAGATTTTTTTTGGCGCCAATGCCGGTGTCGGCAAAACGTGGGCGATGCTGGCGCAGGCGCATGCCCGCCAGCGGGAAGGCGTAGAGGTGCTGGTCGGGCTGGTAGAAACGCATCAGCGTGAAGAAACAGCCGCCATGCTCAGCGGCCTGACGGTGTTGCCGCGCAGGGACATTGATTACCGCGACAAACAACTCACCGAGTTCGATCTGGATGGCGCGCTGGCGCGCAAGCCGCAGCTGATCCTGGTGGATGAACTGGCGCACAGCAACGTGGCCGGCAGCCGCCACCCCAAGCGCTGGCAGGATATTGAAGAACTGCTGGCGGCGGGGATTGATGTCTACACCACGGTCAATGTGCAGCATCTGGAAAGCCTGAATGATGTGGTGGGCGGGATCACCGGCGTGCGCGTGCGCGAGACGGTGCCTGACCGGGTGTTTGATGCGGCCGATGACATCACGCTGGTTGATTTGCCGCCGGACGAACTGCTCAAGCGCCTGCAGGAAGGCAAGGTCTACTTGCCGGGAAATATCGCCCGCGCCAAAGAGTCCTTTTTCCGCAAGGGTAACCTGATTGCGCTGCGTGAATTGGCCATGCGGCGTGCGGCAGAACGTGTTGATGCTGAACTGCGGCGCGATCAGCCGGCTCGCAGCAAACCAGGTGAAACGCTGCTGGCAGCGATCGCCCCGGGCCCGGCGGGGGAGACGCTGGTGCGGCATACGGCGCGGCTGGCAGGGCGGCTCAAGGTGGACTGGCGCGCGGTGACGGTGGAAACCCCGGCGTTGTTGCGCAGCCGGAATCGGCTGGCCAGCGCCCGGCGCAATCTGGAGCTGGCCGAAAGCCTGGGCGCGCGCACGGCCTTGTTGCCTGGCCCGCATGTGGCGCAGACGCTGGCTGATTATGCGGCGGATCACGATCTGGGTACGGTCATCATCGGCAAGCCGCCGCGCCGCTTCAATCTGATTGAAAGCCAGGCGGCCAGACTGGCCCGGCTGGCACCCAACCTGACTGTGCAGATTGTCGGCGTCTCGGCCGCCCCGGCCGAGCGGCTGGACCCGTGGAGCATCATCGGCCAGCGCTGGCAAGGCGCGGCGTGGGCGCTGATTGGCTGCGGCATCACCACCATTCTGGCAGCGCGGCTGACGCAGATTTTCGACCTGGCCAACGTCATCATGCTGTACCTGTTGTCGGTGCTGCTGGTGTCGGTGCGCTTTGGCCGGGTGGCGGGGGCGTTGTCGTCCTTGCTGTCGGTGGCGGCGTTCGACTTCTTTTTTGTGCCGCCGCGCATGTCGTTTACGGTGGCCGATACGCAGTATCTGCTCACCTTCGGCATCATGCTCACGGTGGCGCTGACGCTCAGCCAGCTCTCGGCCCGGCTGCGCTTCCAGGCGCAGATTGCATCAAGGCGAGAGCGGCGCACGGCGGCCTTGTATGAGTTGTCTGAAGCGCTCTCTGGCGCGTTGATGAAAGAACAGGTGGTCGAGATCGCGCTGGCGCACCTGGCGCCGCGGTTCAAGACCGACATCGGGCTGGCGCTGCCTGATCTGGATGAACACCTGCATCAGGAAGGCGGCATGGCGCTGGATCTGGCCGTGGCCGACTGGGTGTACCGTCATGGCGAAGAAGCCGGGCAGGGCACGGGCACGCTGGCGGCGGCCAAGGCGTTTTACCTGCCACTGACCGCGCCCATGCGTGTGCGCGGTGTGCTGGCGCTGACGCCCAAGGGCGACTGGCTGGCAGACCGCGAAGAAAAGCGCTTCTTGCAAACCTGCGCCGCGCAGATCGGCCTGGCGCTGGAACGCGTGCACTTTGTCGAAGTGGCCCAGAACGCGCTGGTGTCCATGGAAGGCGAGCGCCTGCGCAACCACTTGCTGTCTGCGATCTCGCACGATTTGCGCACACCGATAACCGTACTGCTGGGGCTGGCCAGTACCTTGTCTGAAAGCCCTTACGCCGCACCGCCCGCGCGGGAGATCGCCCATCAACTGGTCGGTGAAATCCGCCGCATGAATGATCTGGTCAACAACCTGCTGGACATGGCACGCCTGCAAGCGGGCGAGGTGCATTTGCGGCGCGACTGGCAAGCGGTGGAAGAAGTCGTCGGCAGCGCCTTGCGCGCGCTGGAATTGCGGCTGACGCGGCATCCGGTGGCGCTGGATATCCCGATCGACCTGCCGCTGGTGGAGTTTGACGCGGTGTTGATGGAGCGCGTGCTGGTCAACCTGATCGACAACGCCATCAAATACACGCCCGCCGGTACGCCGGTGACCATTGCTGCCCGCGCCCTGCCGCAGTCGTTGCAGATCAGCGTGGCGGATACCGGCCCGGGCATCCCCAAGGGCCAGGAAGAAACCATTTTCAACAAGTTCACGCGTGGCCAGAATGAATCGGCTACCACGGGCGTGGGCTTGGGGCTGGCCTTGTGCCGGGCCATCGTCGCCGCGCATGGTGGTACGATCAGCGCCGGCAATAGCCCGCAAGGGGGCGCGCTGTTCACTGTCAGCCTGCCGCGCAAGGCGCCGCCTGCCATGCCTGATCCGGAACACCCTGAACTGTTTTCATCGCCAGACGCACCATGA
- the kdpC gene encoding potassium-transporting ATPase subunit KdpC: MSTTHHPGLIRPALSLFVLLTIVTGLAYPLAVTGIGKALFPRQAAGSLIEKDGQPVASSLIGQSFSGPTYFWSRPSATGPQPDNGLASGGSNLGPTNPALKDAVKGRIDLIRSAQPDQTGPVPADLVTTSASGLDPHISPAAAAYQVHRVAKARGLSDEQVRLLVAANTEGPQWGLFGEAVVNVVRLNLALDGAGRGLGLGLGLGLGLGLGLGLG; the protein is encoded by the coding sequence ATGAGCACGACCCATCATCCCGGCCTGATCCGGCCCGCGTTATCACTGTTTGTTTTGCTGACCATCGTGACCGGCCTGGCTTATCCGCTGGCTGTCACCGGCATTGGCAAAGCGCTGTTCCCGCGGCAGGCCGCAGGTAGTCTGATCGAGAAAGACGGTCAACCGGTGGCCTCCAGCCTGATCGGCCAGAGCTTCAGCGGCCCGACCTATTTCTGGAGCCGGCCGTCTGCCACCGGCCCGCAACCGGACAACGGCCTGGCATCGGGTGGCAGCAATCTGGGCCCAACCAACCCGGCGCTGAAAGACGCAGTAAAAGGGCGGATTGACCTGATCCGCTCCGCCCAGCCGGACCAGACCGGCCCGGTGCCGGCCGATCTGGTGACCACGTCGGCCAGCGGGCTGGACCCGCATATCTCGCCGGCAGCGGCGGCTTACCAGGTTCACCGCGTGGCCAAAGCGCGGGGCTTGAGCGATGAGCAAGTGCGCTTGCTGGTGGCGGCCAATACCGAGGGGCCGCAGTGGGGGCTGTTCGGGGAGGCGGTGGTGAATGTGGTGCGGTTGAATCTGGCGCTGGATGGGGCGGGGAGGGGGTTGGGGTTGGGGTTGGGGTTGGGGTTGGGGTTGGGGTTGGGGTTGGGGTTGGGGTGA
- the kdpB gene encoding potassium-transporting ATPase subunit KdpB translates to MSKAGLSLFDRKLAVPAIFESFRKLSPVVQWRNPVMFVVWVGSVVTTVLGFHALGGHGEAPAAFILAVAAWLWFTVLFANFAEALAEGRGKAQADALRATRKNGVAKKLASASRNAKVQILDSNSLRKDDYVLIEAGDIVPADGEVLEGVASVDESAITGESAPVIRESGGDFSAVTGGTRVLSDWLVVRVTANPGEAFLDRMIAMVEGAKRKKTPNEVALTILLVSLTLTFLVVCASLLPFSIYSVGAAGAGSPVSITVLIALLVCLIPTTIGGLLSAIGVAGMSRMMQANVIATSGRAVEAAGDVDVLLLDKTGTITLGNRQAAAFIPAPGVSEQDLADVAQLASLADETPEGRSIVVLAKERFNLRGRELQDALFIPFTAQTRMSGVDLGVQTALKPQAGDVVVASPAARQIRKGSADAIRKYMQQIGGDFPKAVGEAVDDVARRGATPLVVADGKKVLGVVELKDIVKGGIKERFAELRQMGIKTVMITGDNRLTAAAIAAEAGVDDFLAEARPEDKLALIREHQAAGRLVAMTGDGTNDAPALAQADVAVAMNSGTQAAKEAGNMVDLDSNPTKLIEIVEIGKQMLMTRGSLTTFSVANDVAKYFAIIPAAFAVTYPQLKALDVMHLNSPASAIMSAVIFNALIIVALIPLALKGVKYRALGAGPLLRRNLLVYGLGGILVPFAGIKLIDMLLGAAGWV, encoded by the coding sequence ATGAGTAAAGCTGGATTGTCATTATTTGATCGCAAGCTCGCCGTACCGGCGATCTTCGAATCGTTCCGCAAGCTCTCGCCGGTGGTGCAATGGCGCAACCCGGTGATGTTTGTGGTGTGGGTGGGCAGCGTGGTCACCACGGTGCTCGGGTTTCATGCGCTGGGCGGGCATGGTGAAGCACCGGCCGCGTTCATTCTGGCGGTCGCGGCGTGGCTGTGGTTTACCGTGCTGTTTGCCAACTTTGCCGAAGCCCTGGCCGAAGGCCGCGGCAAGGCGCAGGCCGATGCCCTGCGTGCCACCCGCAAGAATGGCGTGGCCAAAAAGCTGGCCAGTGCCTCGCGCAATGCCAAAGTGCAGATTCTGGATTCCAACTCGCTGCGCAAAGACGATTACGTGCTGATCGAGGCCGGCGATATCGTCCCCGCCGATGGTGAAGTGCTGGAAGGCGTCGCCTCGGTGGATGAATCGGCCATCACTGGCGAATCTGCGCCGGTAATCCGTGAATCCGGCGGTGATTTCTCTGCCGTGACCGGCGGCACCCGTGTGTTGTCTGACTGGCTGGTGGTGCGCGTGACGGCCAACCCGGGCGAGGCTTTCCTGGATCGCATGATCGCCATGGTGGAAGGCGCCAAGCGCAAGAAAACGCCGAACGAAGTGGCGCTGACCATCTTGCTGGTGTCGCTCACGCTGACCTTCCTGGTGGTGTGTGCCTCGCTGTTGCCGTTCTCCATTTACAGCGTGGGCGCGGCCGGGGCGGGCTCGCCGGTCAGTATTACTGTGCTGATTGCGCTGCTGGTGTGTCTGATCCCGACCACCATTGGCGGTCTGTTGTCGGCCATTGGCGTGGCGGGTATGAGCCGCATGATGCAGGCCAACGTCATTGCGACCTCCGGCCGTGCCGTCGAAGCCGCGGGCGACGTGGACGTATTGTTGCTGGATAAAACCGGCACGATCACGCTGGGCAACCGTCAGGCCGCTGCGTTTATCCCCGCGCCGGGCGTGAGCGAGCAAGACCTGGCCGACGTGGCGCAACTGGCGTCGCTGGCCGACGAAACGCCGGAAGGTCGTTCTATCGTCGTGCTGGCCAAAGAACGTTTCAATCTGCGTGGCCGGGAGCTGCAAGACGCGCTGTTCATCCCGTTCACCGCGCAGACGCGCATGTCGGGCGTGGATCTGGGTGTGCAGACCGCGCTCAAGCCGCAAGCTGGCGATGTCGTGGTCGCCAGCCCGGCTGCACGGCAAATCCGCAAGGGTTCGGCCGATGCCATCCGCAAGTATATGCAGCAGATCGGCGGGGATTTTCCCAAAGCCGTGGGCGAGGCGGTGGACGACGTCGCCCGCCGTGGCGCCACGCCGCTGGTGGTGGCTGATGGCAAAAAAGTGCTGGGCGTGGTTGAACTCAAGGACATCGTCAAAGGTGGCATCAAGGAGCGCTTTGCCGAGCTGCGCCAGATGGGCATCAAGACGGTGATGATCACCGGCGATAACCGCCTGACCGCCGCCGCGATTGCCGCTGAGGCCGGCGTCGATGACTTTCTGGCAGAGGCCAGACCGGAAGACAAACTGGCGCTGATCCGCGAGCACCAGGCCGCCGGCCGCCTTGTGGCCATGACCGGCGACGGCACCAACGACGCCCCGGCACTGGCGCAGGCCGATGTGGCCGTGGCGATGAACTCCGGCACGCAAGCCGCCAAAGAGGCCGGCAACATGGTCGATCTGGATAGCAACCCGACCAAGCTGATCGAGATTGTCGAGATCGGCAAACAGATGCTGATGACGCGCGGTTCGCTGACGACGTTCAGCGTGGCCAACGATGTGGCCAAGTATTTCGCCATCATCCCGGCCGCGTTTGCCGTGACTTATCCGCAACTGAAGGCGCTGGACGTCATGCATCTGAACAGCCCGGCCTCCGCGATCATGTCGGCAGTGATTTTCAACGCGCTGATCATTGTCGCGCTGATCCCGCTGGCGCTTAAAGGCGTGAAATACCGCGCGCTGGGTGCGGGCCCGCTGCTGCGCCGCAATCTGCTGGTGTACGGCCTGGGCGGCATTCTGGTGCCCTTTGCCGGGATCAAGCTGATCGACATGCTGCTGGGCGCTGCAGGCTGGGTTTAA
- the kdpA gene encoding potassium-transporting ATPase subunit KdpA — protein sequence MNSSIVFQTAMYLVVLFALAWPLSRLLATALDGSLSNRFAFLGKSERALCKLMGINADEDMPWWRYALALLVFHLIGAVFVYAQQRLQGSLPLNPANMGAVSPDSSFNTSISFLTNTNWQGYAGESTMSYFTQMLSLAAHNFMSAATGLAVAVALIRGFVRRKASGVGNAWLDLYRATVYILLPLSLVVAVFLVGQGVIQNFDGYKDVKLTETVTYQVPKTGADGQPVKDAKGNPVMVDSKTSTQTLPMGPVASQEAIKMLGTNGGGFFNANSAHPYENPTPVSNFVQMLSIFLIPAALVFMFGRWVGDARQGLTVLGAMTLLFVAMVGVEYWAEIQANPILTHLGMSGAAGNMEGKETRFGIVASALFTVITTAASCGAVNTMHDSLMPLGGLVPMWLIKLGEVVFGGVGAGLYGMLIYAVLAVFLSGLMIGRTPEYLGKKIEAFEMKMVAIAILATPCLILGGTALSVMLDVGKAGMANPGAHGFSEVLYAFASAANNNGSAFAGLSANTPFYNTLLGIAMWFGRFTVIIPVLAIAGKLASKPRLAQTSGTLPTHGPLFVMLLVGTVVIVGALTYIPALALGPVIEHLQLFAH from the coding sequence ATGAACTCGTCGATCGTGTTCCAGACGGCCATGTACCTGGTGGTGCTGTTTGCGCTGGCGTGGCCGTTGAGCCGCTTGCTGGCGACGGCGCTGGATGGTTCTCTTTCAAATCGTTTTGCCTTTCTGGGCAAATCAGAACGCGCTTTGTGCAAGCTCATGGGCATCAACGCGGATGAAGACATGCCGTGGTGGCGCTATGCGCTGGCGCTGCTGGTGTTTCATCTGATTGGCGCGGTGTTTGTGTATGCCCAGCAGCGTTTGCAGGGCAGCTTGCCGCTGAACCCGGCCAATATGGGCGCGGTCAGCCCGGATTCGTCGTTCAATACGTCGATTTCGTTTCTGACTAATACCAACTGGCAGGGCTATGCCGGTGAATCGACCATGAGTTATTTCACGCAGATGCTGTCGCTGGCTGCGCATAACTTCATGTCTGCTGCTACCGGTCTGGCGGTTGCCGTGGCGCTGATCCGCGGGTTTGTGCGCCGCAAGGCTTCTGGCGTGGGGAATGCCTGGCTGGATCTGTATCGCGCCACCGTTTACATCCTGTTGCCGTTGTCGCTGGTCGTGGCCGTGTTCCTGGTGGGGCAGGGCGTGATCCAGAATTTTGATGGCTACAAGGATGTAAAACTCACCGAAACCGTCACTTATCAAGTGCCGAAAACCGGTGCAGATGGCCAGCCGGTCAAAGACGCCAAAGGCAATCCGGTGATGGTCGACAGCAAGACCAGCACGCAAACCTTGCCCATGGGCCCGGTGGCCTCGCAAGAAGCCATCAAGATGCTGGGGACCAACGGCGGCGGTTTTTTCAACGCCAACTCGGCGCATCCGTATGAGAACCCGACGCCGGTGTCCAACTTTGTGCAGATGCTGAGCATCTTTTTGATCCCGGCGGCACTGGTGTTCATGTTTGGTCGCTGGGTGGGGGATGCGCGTCAGGGGCTGACGGTGCTGGGTGCCATGACGCTGTTGTTTGTGGCGATGGTGGGCGTGGAGTACTGGGCGGAAATCCAGGCCAATCCCATCCTTACCCATCTGGGCATGTCTGGCGCCGCCGGCAATATGGAAGGCAAGGAGACGCGCTTTGGCATCGTGGCTTCCGCCTTGTTTACCGTGATCACCACGGCGGCCTCGTGCGGGGCGGTGAACACCATGCATGACTCGCTGATGCCGCTGGGTGGCCTGGTGCCGATGTGGCTGATCAAGCTGGGCGAAGTGGTGTTTGGCGGCGTGGGCGCGGGCCTGTACGGCATGCTGATTTACGCCGTTCTGGCCGTGTTCCTCTCTGGCCTGATGATTGGCCGCACGCCGGAATACCTGGGCAAGAAGATCGAAGCGTTCGAGATGAAGATGGTTGCCATCGCCATCCTGGCCACGCCGTGCCTGATCCTGGGCGGCACCGCGCTCTCTGTGATGCTGGATGTTGGCAAAGCCGGCATGGCCAACCCCGGCGCGCATGGCTTTTCTGAAGTGCTGTACGCCTTTGCTTCTGCGGCCAACAACAATGGTTCGGCCTTTGCCGGCCTGTCTGCCAACACGCCGTTCTACAACACCCTGCTGGGCATTGCCATGTGGTTTGGTCGCTTCACCGTGATCATTCCGGTGCTGGCCATTGCCGGCAAGCTGGCCAGCAAACCGCGCCTGGCGCAGACCTCCGGCACCTTGCCGACGCATGGTCCGCTGTTTGTGATGCTGCTGGTGGGCACGGTGGTGATTGTGGGCGCGCTGACGTATATCCCGGCGCTGGCGCTGGGCCCGGTGATCGAGCACTTGCAGTTGTTTGCGCACTAA
- the kdpF gene encoding K(+)-transporting ATPase subunit F, whose translation MNWLYLMAAAVFVLLLVYLVYALFNAEDVA comes from the coding sequence ATGAACTGGCTATATCTGATGGCGGCGGCCGTGTTCGTGCTGCTGCTGGTGTATCTGGTCTATGCGCTGTTTAACGCGGAGGACGTGGCATGA
- a CDS encoding gamma carbonic anhydrase family protein, producing MAVETFEHHHPVIPATAWVHASAQVIGETTLGQDVSIWPGAVVRGDVNFIRIGDDSNIQDCSVLHTTHRRPEDPNGAPLIIGERVTVGHGVMLHGCTIGNECLIGMGSIVLDRVVIQDHVMMGAGSLVPPGKVLESGYLYVGRPAQKVRALTQAEIAHFAYSAQHYVKLMKKYRERDAMVARDTDHG from the coding sequence ATGGCTGTTGAAACTTTTGAGCATCACCACCCCGTGATACCGGCAACAGCCTGGGTTCACGCCTCGGCCCAGGTGATCGGCGAAACCACCTTGGGGCAGGATGTCTCGATCTGGCCGGGCGCCGTGGTGCGGGGCGATGTGAACTTCATCCGCATTGGCGACGACAGCAATATCCAGGATTGCAGCGTATTGCACACCACCCACCGCCGCCCGGAAGACCCGAACGGTGCCCCGCTGATCATTGGCGAGCGCGTCACGGTCGGCCACGGCGTGATGCTGCACGGCTGCACCATTGGCAACGAATGTCTGATCGGCATGGGCAGCATCGTGCTGGACCGCGTGGTGATCCAGGATCACGTCATGATGGGCGCGGGTTCACTGGTGCCACCGGGCAAGGTGCTGGAATCCGGCTACCTCTACGTCGGCCGCCCCGCGCAAAAAGTGCGCGCGCTGACGCAAGCGGAGATCGCCCACTTTGCGTATTCGGCACAGCACTATGTAAAGCTGATGAAGAAGTACCGCGAACGCGATGCGATGGTGGCACGCGATACGGATCACGGTTAA
- a CDS encoding M3 family metallopeptidase, translating to MTQANPLLDFSGLPRYSDIRPEHVSPALDQLLEAAAAAVAHAEKLQNPTWESFVLPLDEVLEDLGRAWGTVGHLESVVNTPELREAYNSNIPRISNFFTELGQNEALYAHYKAIAASPAYAGFEPARRVVIDHALRGFRLSGAELPAAQKQRFKEIAEELSELTTRFSQNVLDATDDFALYIEDLSELDGLPQDNLAAARAQAQADGKTGYKLTLKMPSYFPVMQYATSRKLREQLYHAYATRAAEFGKNEWNNTPLIDRIHTLRQEGAALLGFASYGQESLETKMANTPAEVLGFLRDLGHRAKPYMQADRAELLRFAQDELGIKTLEPWDQTYVSEKLREARYAFSEQDVKQYFTEPTVINGLFHLVETLYGLQFVPAQAPVWHPDVRYFELRNKDGSLVGGLYMDMYAREGKQGGAWMNEVRSRHKLPDGDVQTPVALIICNFAQGVDGKPALLPHDDVITLFHETGHALHHLLTEVDERDVSGINGVEWDAVELPSQFMENFCWEWQLLPQLTRHVQTGEPLPRALFDKMLAARNFMSGSAMIRQIVFSVFDMELHVDATGPRALQRYFQLLEEFDAPRVPDYHRFPNSFSHIFAGGYAAGYYSYKWAEVLSADAYAAFEESGVLNPQTGARFRKEILARGGSRPALESFIAFRGRAPQTDALLRHNGLAN from the coding sequence ATGACCCAAGCCAATCCTTTGCTCGATTTTTCCGGCCTGCCGCGTTATAGCGACATCCGCCCGGAACATGTCTCCCCCGCGCTTGACCAGTTGCTTGAAGCGGCCGCCGCTGCCGTGGCCCATGCCGAGAAGCTGCAAAACCCCACCTGGGAGAGCTTTGTCCTGCCGCTGGACGAAGTGCTGGAAGACCTTGGCCGTGCCTGGGGCACCGTTGGCCACCTTGAAAGCGTGGTCAACACGCCGGAACTGCGCGAAGCGTACAACAGCAATATCCCGCGGATCTCCAATTTCTTTACCGAACTGGGCCAGAACGAGGCCCTGTACGCGCACTACAAAGCCATTGCCGCCAGCCCGGCTTATGCCGGCTTTGAGCCGGCGCGCCGGGTGGTGATCGATCACGCCCTGCGCGGTTTCCGTCTGTCGGGTGCTGAACTGCCGGCCGCGCAAAAGCAGCGTTTCAAGGAAATCGCGGAAGAGTTGTCTGAACTGACCACGCGCTTCTCGCAAAACGTGCTTGATGCCACGGATGACTTTGCGCTGTATATCGAAGACCTCAGCGAGCTTGATGGCCTGCCGCAAGACAACCTGGCCGCCGCCCGCGCCCAGGCGCAAGCCGATGGCAAAACCGGCTACAAGCTCACGCTGAAAATGCCGAGCTATTTCCCGGTCATGCAATACGCCACCAGCCGCAAGCTGCGTGAACAGCTTTACCATGCCTACGCCACGCGTGCGGCAGAGTTTGGCAAAAATGAATGGAACAACACCCCGCTGATTGACCGCATCCACACCCTGCGGCAGGAAGGGGCAGCGCTGCTGGGTTTTGCCAGTTATGGCCAGGAATCGCTGGAAACCAAAATGGCCAATACGCCGGCCGAAGTGCTGGGTTTCCTGCGTGACTTGGGCCACCGCGCCAAGCCGTACATGCAGGCCGACCGGGCCGAGTTGCTGCGTTTTGCCCAGGATGAGCTGGGGATCAAGACGCTGGAGCCATGGGATCAAACCTATGTGTCCGAAAAGCTGCGCGAGGCGCGCTATGCGTTCTCTGAACAGGACGTGAAACAGTATTTCACCGAGCCCACCGTCATCAACGGTCTGTTCCATCTGGTGGAAACCCTCTATGGCCTGCAGTTTGTGCCGGCCCAAGCGCCGGTCTGGCATCCGGACGTGCGTTATTTTGAACTGCGCAACAAGGATGGCAGCCTGGTCGGCGGCCTGTACATGGACATGTACGCGCGCGAAGGCAAGCAAGGCGGCGCGTGGATGAACGAAGTCCGCAGCCGTCACAAGCTGCCCGATGGCGACGTGCAAACGCCGGTGGCCTTGATCATCTGCAACTTTGCCCAGGGTGTCGACGGCAAGCCGGCGCTGTTGCCACATGACGACGTGATCACCCTCTTCCACGAAACCGGTCACGCGCTGCATCACCTGCTGACTGAAGTGGACGAGCGTGATGTCTCTGGCATTAACGGTGTGGAGTGGGATGCCGTCGAGTTGCCCAGCCAGTTCATGGAAAACTTCTGCTGGGAATGGCAACTGCTGCCGCAACTGACCCGCCACGTGCAAACGGGCGAACCGTTGCCGCGCGCACTGTTCGACAAAATGCTGGCGGCGCGCAACTTCATGTCGGGCTCGGCCATGATCCGCCAGATCGTGTTCAGCGTGTTCGATATGGAACTGCACGTAGACGCCACCGGCCCGCGCGCACTGCAGCGTTATTTCCAGTTGCTTGAAGAGTTCGACGCGCCGCGCGTGCCGGATTACCACCGTTTCCCCAACAGCTTCAGCCATATCTTTGCTGGCGGTTATGCGGCCGGGTATTACAGCTACAAGTGGGCGGAAGTGTTGTCGGCCGACGCCTATGCCGCATTTGAAGAAAGCGGCGTGCTCAACCCGCAGACCGGCGCGCGATTCCGCAAGGAAATCCTCGCCCGCGGCGGTAGCCGGCCGGCGCTGGAGTCGTTCATCGCCTTCCGCGGCCGGGCACCGCAAACCGATGCCTTGCTGCGTCACAACGGTCTGGCCAACTGA
- a CDS encoding arginyltransferase, giving the protein MNPRGHTLQLQFYATTSYPCSYLPERMARSQVAVPSELIDARTYSQLVLHGFRRSGQFVYRPHCDHCQACVPVRIPVADFVADRSQRRAQKQHGNLRTRLLGLEYSEAHFQLYQRYQLIRHAGGGMDQDNREQYENFILKSNVASFLAEFRDDTGVRMVSLIDQLDDGLSSVYTFYDPDMTGASYGVFNILWQVGLAKQLGLPYLYLGYWIEDCRKMAYKTRYQPMEGLVNGEWQRLPAAPAPAPGGNKVIPLHQK; this is encoded by the coding sequence ATGAACCCGCGTGGACACACGCTGCAACTTCAGTTTTACGCGACGACGTCTTACCCCTGCAGTTATCTGCCCGAGCGCATGGCCCGCTCGCAAGTGGCCGTGCCCTCCGAGTTGATCGACGCGCGTACCTATAGCCAGCTGGTGCTGCATGGCTTTCGGCGCAGCGGGCAGTTTGTCTATCGCCCGCATTGTGACCATTGTCAGGCCTGTGTCCCCGTGCGTATTCCGGTGGCGGATTTTGTCGCAGACCGCTCGCAACGGCGTGCGCAAAAGCAGCACGGCAATCTGCGCACGCGCTTGCTGGGGCTGGAGTACTCTGAAGCCCATTTCCAGTTGTACCAGCGTTACCAGTTGATCCGTCATGCTGGCGGCGGCATGGATCAGGACAATCGCGAGCAGTACGAGAACTTCATCCTCAAGAGCAACGTGGCCAGTTTTCTGGCCGAGTTCCGCGACGACACCGGCGTGCGCATGGTCAGCCTGATCGACCAGCTTGATGACGGGCTCTCGTCGGTCTACACCTTTTATGATCCGGACATGACCGGTGCCAGCTACGGCGTGTTCAACATTCTGTGGCAGGTGGGCCTGGCTAAACAGCTGGGGCTGCCGTATCTGTATCTGGGTTACTGGATTGAAGACTGCCGCAAGATGGCCTACAAGACGCGCTATCAGCCTATGGAAGGGTTGGTGAATGGCGAGTGGCAGCGCTTGCCGGCGGCGCCGGCCCCCGCGCCCGGTGGCAACAAGGTGATTCCGCTGCATCAGAAATAA